The Zingiber officinale cultivar Zhangliang chromosome 10A, Zo_v1.1, whole genome shotgun sequence genome contains a region encoding:
- the LOC122026425 gene encoding wall-associated receptor kinase 5-like produces the protein MYGDGRRDGSGCRSILRILYLSLGVGLSLFFLIAIGSWLYWIHKKRKLGELKQHFFEKNGGSLRPDIRLFSSEELEAASDNYNQSRILGEGGTGTVYRGVLPNQNVIAIKKAKISNDEAEVQQFINEVEVLSSINHRNVVKLLGCCLESQVPMLVYEFVPNGTLAHHVHDEGHRGSLSLDARLRISSEVAGALSYLHSAASTPVIHRDVKTTNILLDHNLTAKVSDFGASRMVPLDQNGLVSLVRGTFGYLDPEYFQTGEFTDKSDVYSFGVVLVELLTGKKPVAKTQAVKNLATLFMDCVNSGRLVEILEERVVDEGTPELLEAAAELAMRCLSLKSNDRPLMREVAMELEALTRWKIHPWGNVNLEEGDSLLAMVGSSSPSVLRDYVNSSMEPMVPFEIVR, from the exons ATGTATGGCGATGGCCGAAGAGATGGAAGCGGATGCAGGTCCATTCTGAGAATACTGTATCTGAGTTTAG GTGTTGGATTGAGCCTCTTTTTCCTTATTGCGATTGGGTCATGGCTGTACTGGATTCACAAGAAGAGAAAGCTCGGAGAGCTGAAGCAGCACTTCTTTGAGAAGAACGGCGGTTCGTTGCGACCGGACATCAGACTCTTCTCCTCAGAGGAGCTTGAAGCCGCATCTGACAACTACAACCAGAGCCGAATCCTCGGCGAGGGCGGCACCGGAACAGTCTATCGCGGCGTACTTCCTAATCAAAACGTGATCGCAATCAAAAAGGCCAAGATAAGCAACGACGAAGCCGAAGTCCAACAGTTCATAAATGAAGTCGAGGTTCTCTCCAGTATCAATCACCGGAATGTGGTGAAGCTCCTGGGGTGCTGCCTCGAGTCTCAAGTCCCCATGCTCGTTTACGAGTTCGTGCCTAATGGCACGCTCGCCCACCACGTCCACGATGAAGGCCACAGAGGCTCTCTGTCCTTGGATGCTCGTCTAAGGATCTCTTCGGAAGTAGCTGGAGCCTTGTCCTACCTCCACTCTGCGGCTTCTACTCCCGTCATCCACAGAGATGTCAAGACCACCAACATACTTCTCGACCACAACTTAACTGCAAAAGTATCAGATTTCGGAGCTTCCAGAATGGTTCCTCTGGATCAGAACGGATTGGTGTCGTTGGTTCGTGGCACCTTTGGCTACCTGGACCCGGAATATTTCCAAACAGGGGAGTTCACTGATAAAAGCGACGTCTATAGTTTCGGCGTTGTTTTGGTTGAGCTATTGACAGGGAAGAAGCCTGTGGCTAAGACGCAAGCTGTCAAGAATTTAGCCACACTTTTCATGGACTGCGTGAATTCTGGACGACTTGTTGAAATATTGGAGGAGCGCGTGGTCGATGAAGGAACTCCGGAGTTGCTTGAAGCAGCCGCGGAGCTCGCAATGAGATGCTTGAGCTTGAAAAGCAATGACCGACCATTGATGAGAGAAGTGGCTATGGAACTGGAGGCACTGACGAGGTGGAAGATACATCCTTGGGGAAATGTTAATCTGGAAGAGGGAGACAGTTTGCTGGCTATGGTTGGAAGCTCTTCTCCGTCGGTTCTCCGTGATTATGTCAATTCTTCCATGGAACCCATGGTGCCCTTCGAGATTGTCAGATGA
- the LOC122026424 gene encoding wall-associated receptor kinase 2-like produces MGSWSEQLFLLLLCLVQLAGATALQTAPPLSVDSADRWVRPGCQSKCGNVSIPYPFGIDSGCSRPGFEINCTDGTPYLGLGGNIDMVDIQLFQGTLVVNNYIAKDCYYQNGSLSDYILPSISIIGLPNYKFSSDRNRFAAIGCDAQGYIVSNDEENTFRTGCSSYFTNASFMPNGTCSGIGCCTAPIPKDLRSFSLLVDSFNNHSNCSFALCSYAFLADVGKLNFTLSSFTEYSNRVNEPLTLDWAIMNQTCEQANGTGDFACVSPNSYCLNSTNGPGYLCNCSQGFHGNPYLNDSNGCSDINECSAVPSPCVKRCHDREGSYSCSCPWYMYGDGRRDGSGCTSILRILYLSLGVGLSLFFLIAIGSWLYWIHKKRKLGELKQHFFEKNGGSLRPDIRLFSSQELEAASDNYNQSRILGEGGTGTVYRGVLPNQNVIAIKKAKISNDEAEVQQFINEVEVLSSINHRNVVKLLGCCLESQVPMLVYEFVPNGTLAHHVHDEGKRGSLSLEARLRISSEVAGALSYLHSAASTPVIHRDVKTTNILLDHNLTAKVSDFGASRMVPLDQNGLVSLVRGTFGYLDPEYFQTGEFTDKSDVYSFGVVLVELLTGKKPVAKTQAVKNLATLFMDCVNSGRLVEILEERVVEEGTPELLEAAAELAMRCLSLKSNDRPLMREVAMELEALTRWKIHPWGNVNLEEGDSLLAMVGSSSPSVLRDYVNSSMEPMVPFEIVR; encoded by the exons ATGGGATCCTGGTCGGAGCAATTGTTTCTGCTGCTCCTCTGCCTTGTACAGCTAGCAGGAGCGACAGCCCTCCAAACAGCACCGCCGCTGTCGGTCGACTCCGCCGACAGGTGGGTGCGACCAGGGTGCCAGTCCAAGTGCGGCAACGTGAGCATCCCCTACCCCTTCGGCATCGATTCCGGCTGCTCCCGTCCAGGCTTCGAGATCAACTGCACCGACGGCACGCCCTACCTCGGCCTCGGCGGCAACATCGACATGGTGGACATCCAGCTTTTCCAGGGCACCCTCGTCGTCAACAACTATATCGCCAAAGATTGTTACTACCAGAACGGAAGCCTGTCAGATTATATCTTGCCCTCGATAAGTATTATCGGTCTCCCAAACTACAAGTTCTCCAGTGACCGGAACAGATTCGCGGCCATCGGCTGTGACGCCCAGGGCTACATTGTTAGTAACGATGAGGAGAACACTTTCAGGACTGGATGCTCGTCCTACTTCACCAACGCCAGCTTCATGCCCAATGGTACATGCTCCGGCATCGGCTGCTGCACCGCGCCAATTCCCAAGGATCTCCGCAGCTTTAGTCTGCTCGTCGATAGCTTTAACAATCATTCCAATTGCAGCTTCGCCCTCTGCAGCTACGCCTTCCTGGCCGACGTGGGCAAACTCAACTTTACCCTGTCTAGCTTCACCGAATACAGCAACAGGGTGAATGAGCCATTGACGCTGGATTGGGCCATCATGAACCAGACCTGTGAGCAAGCAAACGGCACTGGCGACTTCGCGTGCGTCTCCCCCAACAGCTACTGCTTGAACTCTACAAATGGTCCGGGCTACCTCTGTAATTGTTCGCAAGGTTTCCACGGCAACCCGTACCTCAATGATTCAAATGGATGCTCAG ACATCAACGAGTGCTCAGCTGTTCCTTCGCCATGTGTCAAACGGTGCCATGATAGAGAGGGGAGCTATTCTTGCTCATGCCCATGGTACATGTATGGAGATGGCCGAAGAGATGGAAGCGGATGCACATCCATACTGAGAATACTGTATCTCAGTTTAG GTGTTGGATTGAGCCTCTTTTTCCTTATTGCGATTGGGTCATGGCTGTACTGGATTCACAAGAAGAGAAAGCTCGGAGAGCTGAAGCAGCACTTCTTTGAGAAGAACGGCGGTTCGTTGCGACCGGACATCAGACTCTTCTCCTCACAGGAGCTTGAAGCTGCATCTGATAACTACAACCAGAGCCGAATCCTCGGCGAGGGCGGCACCGGAACAGTCTATCGCGGCGTACTTCCTAATCAAAACGTGATCGCAATCAAAAAGGCCAAGATAAGCAACGACGAAGCCGAAGTCCAACAGTTCATAAATGAAGTCGAGGTTCTCTCCAGTATCAATCACCGGAATGTGGTGAAGCTCCTGGGGTGCTGCCTCGAGTCTCAAGTCCCCATGCTCGTTTACGAGTTCGTGCCTAATGGCACGCTCGCCCACCACGTCCACGATGAAGGCAAGAGAGGCTCTCTGTCCTTGGAAGCTCGTCTAAGGATCTCTTCGGAAGTAGCTGGAGCCTTGTCCTACCTCCACTCTGCGGCTTCTACTCCCGTCATCCACAGAGATGTCAAGACCACCAACATACTTCTCGACCACAACTTAACTGCAAAAGTATCCGATTTCGGAGCTTCCAGAATGGTTCCTCTGGATCAGAACGGATTGGTGTCGTTGGTTCGTGGCACCTTTGGCTACCTGGACCCGGAATATTTCCAAACAGGGGAGTTCACTGATAAAAGCGACGTCTATAGTTTCGGCGTTGTTTTGGTTGAGCTCTTGACAGGGAAGAAGCCTGTGGCTAAGACGCAAGCTGTCAAGAATTTAGCCACACTTTTCATGGACTGCGTGAATTCTGGACGACTTGTTGAAATATTGGAGGAACGCGTTGTCGAAGAAGGAACTCCGGAGTTGCTTGAAGCAGCCGCGGAGCTCGCAATGAGATGCTTGAGCTTGAAAAGCAATGACCGACCGTTGATGAGAGAAGTGGCTATGGAGCTGGAGGCACTGACGAGGTGGAAGATACATCCTTGGGGAAATGTTAATCTGGAAGAGGGAGACAGTTTGCTGGCTATGGTTGGAAGCTCTTCTCCGTCGGTTCTCCGTGATTATGTCAATTCTTCCATGGAACCCATGGTGCCCTTCGAGATTGTCAGATGA